TCGTGCTCGAACTCGACACCTACTGGGTGAAGGTCGGCGGCGACGACCCGGTGGCGATCATCGGCAAGTACGGCGACAAGGTCCAGTTCCTGCACGTCAAGGACGGCGACGGTTCGCACGACGACAAGAAGCAGGTCGCCGTGGGCAACGGTGTCATGCCGATCCGCGAGATCATCGCCGCGGCGCCGGACGCGCTGCACGTCGTCGAGCTCGACGGCCACGAGGGCGACGTCTTCCAGGCCGTCACCGACTCCTACACGTTCCTCGAGGGGGCCCGCGCATGACCGACACCACCACCGCGACCGACACGCAGGTCGACGCCACCGAGACCACCCGCACCGGCCCGGTCGGCGTCGGCGTCATCGGCGCCGGGGTCATCTCGGACCAGTACCTCTCGAACCTCACGGTCTTCCCCGACGTGACGGTCCACTTCATCGCCGACATCGACCTGCCCCGCGCAGCGGCACAGGCGGAGAAGTGGGGCGTCGCCGGATCCGGCACGGTCGAGGAGCTCCTCGCGAACGACGACATCGAGATCGTCGTCAACCTGACCATCCCGGCCGCCCACGTCGAGGTCGCCCTGCAGGCCCTCGCCGCCGGCAAGCACGTCTGGGGCGAGAAGCCCTACGCCCTCGACCGTGCGAGCGCCGCCGAGCTGCGCGACGCCGCCCGTGCCGCCGGCAAGACCGTCAGCGTCGCTCCGGACACGTTCCTCGGCGCCGGGCTCCAGACCGCGCTGCGCACCATCCGCGACGGTCGCATCGGCACCCCGCTCAACGGCCTGACGCTCTTCCAGAGCCCCGGCCCGGAGTCGTGGCACCCGAGCCCCGAGTTCCTCTTCGCGTACGGCGCGGGCCCGCTGTTCGACATCGGCCCGTACTACATCACGACCCTCGTGCAGGCGTTCGGCCCCGTGAAGAAGGTCACCGCGACCGCGTCGAAGTCCCGCGCGACCCGCACCATCGGCTCCGGCCCGAAGGCGGGCACCGAGTTCCCGGTCGAGGTCCCGACGAACCACTCGGCCCTCATCGAGTTCGAGAACGGCGGCAGCGCGCAGAGCGTCTTCTCGTTCGAGTCCGACCGCGGCCGCACCGGCTTCGTCGAGATCGCGGGCGAGACCGGCACGGTCGTGTTCCCCGACCCGAACAACTTCGACGGCGACACCGAGCTGTACGCACTCGGTTCCGAGGAACCCGAGACGATCCCCGCCGTGGGGTCCACCTACTCGCGCGGCACCGGCGTGGTCGACCTGGCCCGCTCGCTCCGTGCAGGAGAGGAGAACCGGGTCCCCGGTGCCCTCGCCTTCCACGTCCTCGACGTGATGGTCTCCATCGCCGAGGCAGCCGAACGTGGTGAGGCGGTGCTCGTGGAGAGCACCGTCGCACCCTCCCCGACCCTCCCCGAGGGCTGGGACCCCGCGGCGTCGACCCTGGCCTGACCGGCCGGAGCGGCACCGCACACACAGCAGCACCCGACAGCACGACCAGTACCACCCCCTGCACCATCTCAACGACGAGAAAGTAGAGAGTCATGCGCACTGCCATCCGCGCACTGGCCATCACCGCGGCCGCGGCACTCACCGTGACCGGCCTCGCAGCCTGCTCCTCCGGAGGCTCCGGTTCGTCCGGCGACTCCAAGACGCTCACCTACTGGGCGTCCAACCAGGGCACGTCGCTCCAGAACGACAAGGAGGTGCTGACCCCCGTCCTCAAGAAGTTCACCAAGGAGACCGGGATCAAGGTCGACCTCCAGGTCATCGGCTGGAACGACCTGCAGAACAAGATCCAGACCGCCGTCACCTCGGGCCAGGGCCCGGACGTCGTCAACATCGGCAACACCTGGGCGACCTCGCTCCAGGCCACCGGCGCCTTCCAGGAGTTCGGTGACTCGGAGATGAAGGCGATCGGCGGGTCCGACAAGTTCGGCAAGGTCGCGCTCTCGACCGGTGGCGCGCCCGGCAAGACCGTCACGAGCGTCCCGCTCTACGGCCTCGCCTACGGCCTGTACTACAACAAGAAGATGTTCTCGGACGCCGGCATCGAAGCGCCGACCACGTGGGAGGACCTCACCGCCGACGCGAAGAAGCTCACCTCGGGTGACAAGTACGGTTTCACCATCGCCGGTGGCTCGTACACCGAGAACTCGCACTTCGCGTTCATCACCTCCGCCCAGAACGGCGGCGAGTGGTTCGACAAGGACGGCAAGCCGACCTTCACCCAGAAGGCGAACGTCGACGGCATCAAGCGCTACCTCGACCTGATGCAGTCCGACAAGGTCGTCAACCCGTCGAACGCGCAGTACGACAACGGCACCCAGGCCGTCTCGGACTTCGCGAACGGCAAGGCCGCGATGATGCTCACGCAGAACAACGCGAACGCGACCATCACGTCGCAGGGCATGAAGACGGACGAGTTCGGCGTCGTGCCGTTCCCGACCACCGCTGACGGTCAGGACATCGCGTCCTTCCCGGCCGGCATCAACCTGTCGATCTTCAAGAACACGAAGAACAAGGACGGCGCGCTCAAGTTCGTCAAGTACATGACGAGCGCGGACACGCAGACGACGCTCGACAAGCCGTACTCGGCGCTGCCGGTGCTCGCCGCGGCTGCTGACTCGGTCACCGACGAGCAGACGAAGACGTTCCTCGACATCTACAACAACAAGGCGAAGCCGCTCCCGCTGGTGCCCGCCGAGGACCAGTTCGAGTCCACGGTCGGCAAGGCGATGAACGACATGTTCGCCAAGATCGCGACCGGTTCCACCGTCTCGGACAGCGACATCAAGTCGGCGCTCCAGACCGCCCAGGACCAGGTGTCCCAGGCCGCTGGTTGATCCGCCCAGGAGGCCCGGGTCGCGTCCGCAAGGACGCGTCCGGGCCTCCACCCCTCAGGTCTACGGCCCCTCCCGCTCCGGGACGGTCGTTTCCAGACCCCTCAGGTCCACGGCCCCGCCCACGTCGAGCCCGCGACCTGCGGTTCCGCACCCGGCCACACGCCGGGGGTGAGCCGATCGGCTCACGCATGCCGCGCCTCCCGACCGCTGCCACGGTCCGCGCGAAGCACCCGATCCCCCTCCTGCCGAAAGGCCCCCGCTCATGTCCACCTCGGTCCTGCCCGACTCCGAGCGCATCGACCTGACCCACACGAAGGGCCCGACCACGTCGGGCCGTCCGCCCGGTCGGAAGCGCAAGGGACACTGGCTGCCCTACGCGCTCGTCGCGCCCGCCATCCTCTTCGAGCTGCTGATCCACATCGTGCCGATGCTCACCGGCATCTGGATCTCGTTCATCCAGCTCACCAAGTACTTCATCGCCAACTGGGGTGCCGCACCGTTCGCGGGGCTGCGCAACTACTCGGTCGTCATCGACTTCGACCAGGCGATCGGCAAGGGCGTCCTGAACTCGTTCCTCATCACGTGCGGCTTCACGGTCCTCGTGGTCGGGCTCTCGTGGACCTTCGGCATGGCCGCCGCGGTCGCGCTGCAGAAGCCGTTCAAGGGCCGCGGTCTGTTCCGCACGCTCTTCCTCGTGCCGTACGCGCTGCCGATGTACGCCGGCATCATCACCTGGAAGTTCATGTTCCAGCGTGACTCC
The sequence above is a segment of the Curtobacterium sp. BH-2-1-1 genome. Coding sequences within it:
- a CDS encoding Gfo/Idh/MocA family protein, with amino-acid sequence MTDTTTATDTQVDATETTRTGPVGVGVIGAGVISDQYLSNLTVFPDVTVHFIADIDLPRAAAQAEKWGVAGSGTVEELLANDDIEIVVNLTIPAAHVEVALQALAAGKHVWGEKPYALDRASAAELRDAARAAGKTVSVAPDTFLGAGLQTALRTIRDGRIGTPLNGLTLFQSPGPESWHPSPEFLFAYGAGPLFDIGPYYITTLVQAFGPVKKVTATASKSRATRTIGSGPKAGTEFPVEVPTNHSALIEFENGGSAQSVFSFESDRGRTGFVEIAGETGTVVFPDPNNFDGDTELYALGSEEPETIPAVGSTYSRGTGVVDLARSLRAGEENRVPGALAFHVLDVMVSIAEAAERGEAVLVESTVAPSPTLPEGWDPAASTLA
- a CDS encoding ABC transporter substrate-binding protein; translation: MRTAIRALAITAAAALTVTGLAACSSGGSGSSGDSKTLTYWASNQGTSLQNDKEVLTPVLKKFTKETGIKVDLQVIGWNDLQNKIQTAVTSGQGPDVVNIGNTWATSLQATGAFQEFGDSEMKAIGGSDKFGKVALSTGGAPGKTVTSVPLYGLAYGLYYNKKMFSDAGIEAPTTWEDLTADAKKLTSGDKYGFTIAGGSYTENSHFAFITSAQNGGEWFDKDGKPTFTQKANVDGIKRYLDLMQSDKVVNPSNAQYDNGTQAVSDFANGKAAMMLTQNNANATITSQGMKTDEFGVVPFPTTADGQDIASFPAGINLSIFKNTKNKDGALKFVKYMTSADTQTTLDKPYSALPVLAAAADSVTDEQTKTFLDIYNNKAKPLPLVPAEDQFESTVGKAMNDMFAKIATGSTVSDSDIKSALQTAQDQVSQAAG
- a CDS encoding carbohydrate ABC transporter permease; translation: MSTSVLPDSERIDLTHTKGPTTSGRPPGRKRKGHWLPYALVAPAILFELLIHIVPMLTGIWISFIQLTKYFIANWGAAPFAGLRNYSVVIDFDQAIGKGVLNSFLITCGFTVLVVGLSWTFGMAAAVALQKPFKGRGLFRTLFLVPYALPMYAGIITWKFMFQRDSGAINHILVDQLHLFNGTGPFWLIGSNAFVSVVVVAIWKTWPFAFLMLMAGLQSVPNDVYEAASVDGAKPFRQWRSITLPMVRPVNVTLVLVMFLWTFNDFNTPFVLFGSTAQPPAADLLSFHIYNASFITWNFGSGAAMSVLLLIFLLIVTGIYLAVTNRRSVRA